Proteins encoded in a region of the Mesoflavibacter profundi genome:
- a CDS encoding TonB-dependent receptor — protein sequence MKYSVKHTLLILLLLVSSVLSAQNIKILDTNTNLPIVGVALYNKAQTKTAISNLDGIVSITNFNAKETIYFQHIAYQLKSLKKNSIKNEIVYLIDNQLGLEEVVLSASNFKQNLKDIPKKILAVSQDQITINNPQTSADLLESTGQVYVQKSQLGGGSPMIRGFSTNRLLITVDGVRMNNAIFRGGNLQNVISIDPLSIDKTEVLLGAGSTIYGSDAIGGVMSFYTKKPELSYSDSLQVTANTLVRYSTANQEKTGHFDLNFGLKKWAFLTNITYTDFEDLRMGSNGPNEYLRPEYIITNNNEDYIISNYNPKIQKFTGYNQLNLMQKIKFIPKDNLDFDFGLFYTTTSNYPRYDRLIRYRANTLRSAVWDYGPQRWLMSNLKITKKNSNSSLYDNVKTTVAYQFFEESRLDRDYQSIFKNVREEQVNAISFNLDLEKDLSEASYLFYGLEYIYNKINSKGFTLNIEDNSTTNTVSRYPDGATWQSAAAYVNYKYKPTKKFVLQTGLRYNHIAQNSDFTSNNQYLNLPFNTANIDADALTASAGITWLPNQILEWKFNLSTAFRAPNIDDVGKVFDSEPGSVVVPNNNLKSEYAYNGELGLKLNFNKTFVLDMATYYTYLDNALVRRNGDLNGETEIIYDGELSNVQSIQNASKSWIYGFEIGALLKLSNSVKLTSNYNFIGGTETTDGIEVPVRHVAPSFGNTHIIFSKDKIKIDGFVNYNNALSFSQLAPSEASKDYIYALDENGNPYSPSWYTLNLRTQYNLTPKALLTAALENITDQRYKMYSSGIAAPGRNLIVSLKYTL from the coding sequence ATGAAGTATTCAGTTAAACATACCCTTTTAATATTATTACTACTTGTTTCTTCAGTTTTATCTGCTCAAAATATTAAGATTTTAGATACTAACACTAACTTACCAATAGTTGGCGTTGCTTTATATAATAAAGCACAAACAAAAACAGCTATTTCAAATTTAGACGGAATAGTTAGTATAACTAATTTTAATGCTAAGGAGACCATTTACTTTCAGCATATTGCTTATCAATTAAAAAGCTTAAAAAAAAATAGTATTAAAAATGAAATTGTCTATTTAATAGACAACCAATTAGGGTTAGAAGAAGTTGTGTTGTCGGCTTCAAATTTTAAACAAAATTTAAAAGATATACCCAAAAAAATATTAGCGGTAAGTCAAGACCAGATTACTATAAATAATCCTCAAACTAGTGCAGATTTATTAGAAAGTACAGGGCAGGTTTATGTGCAAAAAAGTCAATTAGGTGGCGGAAGTCCTATGATTAGAGGATTTTCTACTAATCGGTTATTAATTACAGTAGATGGTGTTAGAATGAATAATGCCATTTTTAGAGGCGGAAATTTACAAAACGTAATCTCTATAGATCCATTATCCATAGATAAAACCGAAGTTTTGCTTGGAGCAGGATCTACAATTTATGGTAGCGATGCAATTGGTGGCGTAATGAGTTTTTACACTAAAAAACCAGAATTGTCTTATTCAGATTCCTTACAAGTAACAGCAAATACATTAGTACGATATTCTACAGCAAATCAAGAAAAAACTGGCCATTTTGATCTTAATTTTGGTTTAAAAAAATGGGCGTTTTTAACCAATATAACGTATACAGATTTTGAAGATTTAAGAATGGGATCTAATGGTCCAAACGAGTATTTAAGACCAGAGTATATAATCACAAACAATAATGAAGATTATATAATAAGCAATTACAATCCTAAAATACAAAAGTTTACAGGATACAATCAATTAAATTTAATGCAGAAAATTAAATTTATTCCTAAAGATAATTTAGATTTTGATTTTGGACTTTTTTATACCACAACCTCTAATTATCCTAGATATGACAGATTGATAAGATATAGAGCTAATACACTTAGATCTGCAGTATGGGATTATGGACCGCAAAGATGGTTAATGTCTAATTTAAAAATTACCAAAAAAAATAGTAATTCTTCGTTATATGATAATGTAAAGACAACAGTAGCGTACCAATTTTTTGAAGAAAGTAGACTAGATAGAGATTACCAATCTATTTTTAAAAATGTTAGAGAAGAGCAAGTAAATGCAATCTCTTTTAACCTTGATCTTGAAAAAGATTTAAGTGAAGCTTCCTATTTATTTTATGGATTAGAGTATATCTATAATAAAATTAATTCTAAAGGATTTACATTAAATATAGAAGATAATTCCACAACCAATACTGTGTCAAGATATCCAGACGGAGCAACTTGGCAAAGTGCTGCTGCTTATGTGAATTATAAATATAAACCAACTAAAAAATTTGTTTTACAAACAGGTTTAAGATATAATCATATAGCTCAAAATTCAGATTTTACGTCTAATAATCAGTATTTAAACTTACCGTTTAACACAGCAAACATAGATGCCGACGCATTAACAGCATCAGCAGGAATAACGTGGTTACCAAATCAAATATTAGAATGGAAATTTAATTTATCTACAGCATTTAGAGCGCCAAATATAGATGATGTAGGAAAGGTTTTTGACTCAGAACCAGGATCTGTAGTTGTACCAAATAATAATTTAAAATCTGAGTATGCATATAACGGAGAATTAGGTTTAAAACTAAATTTTAATAAGACTTTTGTTTTAGATATGGCGACGTATTACACCTATTTAGATAATGCATTGGTTAGAAGAAATGGTGATTTAAACGGTGAAACAGAAATTATATATGATGGCGAATTAAGTAATGTACAATCTATACAAAATGCCTCAAAATCTTGGATCTATGGATTTGAAATTGGAGCGTTATTAAAGCTTTCAAATTCGGTAAAATTAACGTCAAACTACAATTTTATTGGTGGTACAGAAACAACAGATGGTATAGAAGTGCCTGTTAGGCATGTTGCTCCAAGTTTTGGCAACACACATATTATTTTTTCAAAAGATAAAATAAAAATAGATGGATTTGTAAATTACAATAATGCATTGTCTTTTTCTCAATTGGCACCATCTGAAGCAAGTAAAGATTACATTTATGCTTTAGATGAAAACGGTAATCCTTACTCACCTTCTTGGTACACACTTAATTTAAGAACGCAATATAATTTAACGCCTAAAGCTTTACTTACTGCAGCTTTAGAAAATATAACAGATCAACGTTATAAAATGTATTCTTCAGGTATTGCAGCACCAGGAAGAAATCTAATAGTATCTTTAAAATATACACTATAA
- a CDS encoding GEVED domain-containing protein, which translates to MKKLILSIILTLTVCVSFGQSDIIISQYIEADSGTIPKGIEIFNVSGADITFSATNNLQVYQGTNGGACNLLTGINITSGTLLADQVWVIGTSNLTTYATTNGTNLSGTTTYAFSFNGDDALSLYLGGTIQDMFGLCGTDPGSSWSGSGVSTANNNLQVLDGLCDGDIDGWSDPSTRFTQIADGSTMTGFGDAPASCGSVTPPDIILNSANPATAATNIIQAADDTPIYAFDLTVSTANATLTDVSFTTTGTYAASNITNFKLYYSADATFNAGTDTLLDNITTTLGPGTHTFTGFSQLISNGSTGYLFITTDIPCTSTNGNTIQVSALLTTDLTFVSAGSVTGTAYDSDTHTIQTATPSNVTGLTTSLCENNTTTVDWTLPTDCYDNILVFATDTSFSTATPTGNGGTYTASTTFGAGTAFDGGFCVYKGTGTTETIIGLTNGTTYTYKVFTRNDLEWSNGVEVSCTSVFAYCTSGATSALDSEIENVTLVGENNTISNNTTDVCTTGVNDYTAMSADLNVGGSYTVIVEFGDCDNGTQYNGAGGVWIDWNGDGDFDDLNETITTLDVAVSGGNVIENITINVPALQPVGNYRMRIVQEEGGSTGTVSPCGTFTYGSTEDYTIEVINACIPTQTIVSFTPTSGPTESIVTITGTGFSGSSTVDFNGTSATILSQTATELVVEVPSGATTGVITVTESGCPVNSSSNFTIIDAFGSCSGGTSFTDLIITEVYDSDSGNGWYMELYNPTATAIDLDAVGTDFEIERYADIGDAAPSRTIDLTGTVAAYSVFTLRIGSATPNPCSTITYDFTELNAGINANDEIRLTKNGLQHDVVHCPNETGYSILRNSVATGPSTTFTAGDWTTNLTESCADLGAFVLPTSLPTASPISDVSGCTGVTFNFTATAGNSGTLTYAWYYNDGVSPTWSTVTSTSFLPGSVTGENTNTLTINGFDLDGYQFYAEVTEDGSCGQATNAAQVSMVTTTWSAGTWDNGVPNLTTVAIINDTYNTGTNGNIEACNLYINTGNTLTVSANSYATVQYSIYNNGGLIVQHQGSVVQIDDAGIYDDSGSALGSPTTVEKLTSTLDAWYEYTYWSSPVSGETFGNALFQSSPSRRFSFNAANFIDSTYETNNDNTATIGAGIDDIDDDGNDWQLMAGTDVLTPGVGYAATHSIAAFSGPNNYNYSFRGPLNTGTIVVSVERNDTELGDTNWNLIGNPYPSAIDADLFFTENNFATNPTDGKLDGAIYLWSQATPPSATTNGNEVLNFSNNDYAVINGAAEVAGGDLITPDRFIPSGQGFFVTYSNSPASTSGNVRFNNAMRVNSNNDQFFRTANQNGIDNKIWVNLTSDLGVHNQIAVAYVNGATADNDGEFYDAKKSGAILSDIALYSLIPNNDKKLAIQGKSPQDINLSEVIYLGFINNIEIPSIFTISIDHLQGDFLLNNTAYLKDNLLNTHHNLTNSDYVFTSDQGEFNNRFEIVFTNPALSIDEFTLNNENTSIISLPNDEIKVTAPKHLKIKNVTIYDALGRKIIKLKGQENTETYQLNNISQAVYLAEIELSNKQIVTKKFIKK; encoded by the coding sequence ATGAAAAAACTAATACTATCAATAATTTTGACACTTACTGTTTGTGTTTCTTTTGGGCAATCTGATATTATAATTAGTCAATACATTGAAGCCGATTCTGGGACTATACCAAAAGGAATAGAAATATTTAATGTCTCAGGAGCTGATATAACTTTTTCTGCAACTAATAATCTTCAAGTTTATCAAGGAACAAATGGTGGAGCATGTAATCTACTGACAGGTATTAATATCACAAGCGGAACACTACTTGCAGATCAAGTTTGGGTAATTGGAACTTCTAACTTAACGACTTATGCAACCACAAATGGTACAAATCTTTCTGGAACAACAACGTATGCATTTTCATTTAATGGAGATGATGCGTTATCATTATATTTAGGAGGAACTATTCAAGATATGTTTGGTCTGTGCGGTACAGATCCAGGATCAAGTTGGTCAGGAAGTGGTGTAAGCACTGCTAACAATAACCTACAAGTATTAGATGGTTTATGTGATGGTGATATTGATGGTTGGTCTGATCCTAGCACAAGATTTACTCAAATCGCAGATGGATCAACTATGACAGGATTTGGAGATGCTCCTGCATCTTGTGGAAGCGTTACTCCACCAGACATAATATTAAACTCTGCTAATCCTGCAACTGCTGCTACAAATATTATTCAAGCTGCAGACGATACTCCAATCTACGCATTTGATTTAACAGTATCCACAGCCAATGCGACCTTAACAGATGTGTCTTTTACAACAACAGGTACATATGCAGCTTCAAACATCACAAATTTTAAATTATACTACTCTGCAGATGCAACTTTTAATGCAGGTACAGATACTTTACTTGATAATATAACAACAACATTAGGACCAGGCACACATACATTTACTGGATTTAGCCAATTAATTTCTAATGGAAGTACTGGCTATTTATTTATTACTACAGATATACCATGTACTTCAACCAATGGTAACACAATACAAGTAAGCGCTTTATTAACTACAGATTTAACCTTTGTTTCTGCTGGAAGTGTAACAGGAACAGCTTACGATAGTGATACACATACTATACAAACTGCAACACCAAGCAACGTTACAGGATTAACAACTTCTTTATGTGAAAATAATACTACTACTGTAGATTGGACTTTACCAACAGATTGTTATGATAATATTTTAGTGTTTGCAACAGACACATCTTTTTCTACAGCTACACCAACTGGAAATGGTGGTACATACACAGCTAGTACAACTTTTGGAGCTGGTACTGCTTTTGATGGTGGATTTTGTGTTTACAAGGGAACAGGAACTACTGAAACCATAATAGGCTTAACCAATGGTACTACTTACACCTATAAAGTTTTTACAAGAAACGATTTAGAATGGTCTAATGGCGTAGAAGTCTCTTGCACATCTGTATTTGCCTATTGTACATCAGGTGCTACAAGTGCTTTAGATTCGGAAATAGAAAATGTAACGCTAGTTGGAGAAAATAATACAATATCAAATAATACTACAGATGTATGTACAACTGGTGTTAATGATTATACTGCGATGAGTGCCGATTTAAATGTTGGTGGATCATATACTGTAATTGTAGAGTTTGGAGATTGTGATAATGGTACACAATATAACGGTGCTGGTGGAGTTTGGATCGATTGGAATGGCGATGGCGATTTTGACGATTTAAATGAAACTATTACAACTTTAGATGTTGCAGTAAGTGGCGGAAATGTAATAGAAAATATAACCATTAATGTTCCTGCTTTACAACCTGTAGGTAATTATAGAATGCGTATTGTACAAGAAGAAGGCGGTTCTACTGGAACTGTTTCGCCTTGCGGCACATTTACTTACGGTTCTACAGAAGATTACACCATAGAAGTGATTAATGCTTGTATACCTACACAAACTATTGTTAGCTTCACACCTACTTCTGGACCAACAGAAAGTATAGTAACAATAACAGGTACTGGCTTTTCAGGATCTTCAACTGTAGATTTTAATGGTACTAGCGCAACAATCTTAAGTCAAACTGCTACCGAATTAGTTGTAGAAGTACCAAGCGGTGCTACAACTGGTGTTATTACTGTAACCGAAAGTGGTTGTCCTGTAAATTCTTCGTCAAACTTTACAATTATAGATGCTTTTGGATCTTGTTCTGGAGGAACAAGTTTTACCGATTTAATAATTACTGAAGTATATGATTCTGATTCTGGAAACGGTTGGTACATGGAATTATATAATCCTACTGCAACAGCAATAGACTTAGATGCTGTAGGAACAGATTTTGAAATTGAACGCTATGCAGATATTGGCGATGCTGCACCATCAAGAACTATAGATTTAACAGGTACAGTTGCTGCCTATTCTGTGTTTACTTTAAGAATAGGAAGTGCTACGCCTAATCCATGTTCTACTATCACTTATGATTTTACAGAATTAAATGCAGGTATTAATGCTAATGATGAAATTAGATTAACTAAAAATGGATTGCAACATGATGTGGTACATTGCCCTAATGAAACTGGATATTCTATTTTAAGAAACTCTGTTGCAACAGGTCCATCAACAACTTTTACAGCTGGTGATTGGACAACAAATTTAACTGAAAGTTGTGCAGATTTAGGTGCATTTGTTTTACCTACTAGCTTACCTACAGCGTCTCCAATAAGCGACGTTTCTGGTTGTACTGGTGTTACTTTTAACTTTACAGCAACTGCTGGAAATTCTGGGACTTTAACTTATGCATGGTATTACAATGATGGCGTTTCTCCAACATGGTCTACCGTAACAAGTACAAGCTTTTTACCAGGATCTGTTACTGGAGAAAACACAAACACATTAACAATAAATGGGTTTGATTTAGATGGCTATCAATTTTACGCAGAAGTTACAGAAGATGGAAGTTGTGGACAAGCAACAAATGCAGCTCAAGTTAGCATGGTTACTACGACTTGGTCTGCAGGAACTTGGGATAATGGCGTACCTAATTTAACTACAGTAGCAATAATTAATGACACTTATAATACTGGAACAAACGGAAATATAGAAGCATGTAACCTTTACATTAATACTGGAAATACATTAACTGTATCTGCAAACTCATATGCTACAGTTCAATATAGCATTTATAACAATGGTGGTTTAATTGTTCAGCATCAAGGTTCTGTAGTACAAATTGATGACGCAGGAATATATGACGATTCTGGTAGCGCATTAGGATCTCCTACAACAGTAGAAAAATTAACCTCAACACTTGACGCTTGGTATGAATATACCTATTGGAGTAGTCCTGTGTCTGGTGAAACTTTTGGCAATGCACTTTTCCAATCTAGTCCATCTAGAAGATTTAGTTTTAATGCTGCTAATTTTATAGACTCTACCTACGAGACTAACAATGACAACACTGCAACTATTGGAGCAGGAATAGACGATATTGATGACGATGGAAATGATTGGCAATTAATGGCTGGCACAGATGTATTAACGCCTGGTGTTGGTTATGCGGCTACGCATTCAATCGCAGCATTTTCTGGACCTAATAATTACAACTATTCATTTAGAGGACCTTTAAATACTGGAACTATAGTTGTATCTGTAGAAAGAAATGACACAGAACTTGGAGATACAAATTGGAATTTAATTGGTAATCCTTATCCATCTGCAATAGATGCAGATCTATTTTTTACCGAAAATAATTTTGCTACAAATCCAACAGATGGTAAGTTAGATGGTGCTATTTATTTATGGTCTCAAGCAACGCCACCTTCTGCAACAACTAACGGAAATGAAGTTTTAAATTTTAGTAATAACGATTATGCGGTGATTAATGGTGCTGCCGAAGTTGCTGGAGGAGATTTAATAACACCTGACAGATTTATCCCTTCAGGACAAGGGTTTTTTGTTACTTATTCTAATTCGCCAGCTTCTACATCTGGTAACGTTAGATTTAATAATGCAATGCGTGTTAACTCTAATAACGATCAATTTTTTAGAACAGCTAATCAAAATGGAATAGATAATAAAATTTGGGTTAATCTAACTTCAGATTTAGGTGTACATAATCAAATTGCTGTTGCTTATGTTAATGGTGCTACTGCAGATAATGATGGTGAATTTTATGACGCAAAAAAATCTGGAGCTATTCTTTCGGATATTGCTTTATATTCGCTAATACCAAATAACGATAAAAAATTAGCAATACAAGGTAAATCACCTCAAGACATTAATCTATCTGAAGTTATCTATTTAGGCTTTATAAATAACATAGAAATTCCTTCTATTTTCACGATTTCTATAGATCATTTACAAGGTGATTTCTTATTAAACAATACAGCGTATTTAAAGGATAATTTATTAAACACACATCATAACTTAACTAATTCTGATTATGTGTTTACTTCAGATCAAGGAGAATTTAATAACCGATTTGAGATTGTTTTTACAAATCCTGCTTTAAGTATAGATGAATTTACATTAAACAACGAAAACACATCTATTATATCACTTCCTAACGATGAAATTAAAGTCACAGCACCAAAACATTTAAAAATTAAAAATGTTACTATTTACGATGCTTTAGGACGCAAAATAATCAAACTTAAAGGTCAAGAAAACACCGAAACATATCAATTAAACAATATTAGTCAAGCTGTTTATTTAGCTGAGATTGAACTTTCAAACAAACAAATTGTAACTAAGAAATTTATTAAAAAGTAA
- a CDS encoding regulatory protein RecX yields MNNSYTVEDAKRKLEHYCAYQERCHKDVYTKLLSMKMIPEAIDVIIVHLIDNNFLNEERFAKAFVSGKFNIKKWGKRRLELELKRRDISSYNINQALKTITDEDYYNAIDQLARKRCNALKETDTFKKKKKLVDYLLYRGWETHLVYDKVNELIP; encoded by the coding sequence ATGAATAATTCTTATACGGTAGAAGACGCTAAAAGAAAATTAGAACATTATTGTGCTTACCAAGAGCGATGCCATAAAGATGTGTATACTAAATTGTTAAGTATGAAGATGATTCCTGAAGCTATAGATGTAATAATTGTTCATTTAATCGATAATAATTTTTTAAATGAAGAACGTTTTGCAAAAGCATTTGTTAGCGGAAAGTTTAATATTAAAAAATGGGGAAAACGTCGTTTGGAATTAGAATTAAAACGAAGAGATATTTCCTCTTACAATATTAATCAAGCTTTAAAGACGATTACGGATGAAGATTATTATAACGCAATAGATCAATTAGCAAGAAAAAGATGTAATGCACTTAAAGAAACCGATACTTTTAAGAAGAAAAAAAAGTTAGTAGACTACTTACTTTATCGCGGTTGGGAAACACATTTAGTATATGATAAGGTAAATGAGTTAATTCCATAA
- a CDS encoding DUF6646 family protein — translation MKNGLLILTCLITSFMSAQSFSGKDDQKLQIGANFQDNVNGIVITYDYGLGENISVGLVTGYALNLNNGLEADFDNRIDLKARFNANLGNVLNISDNFDVYPGINLGLKNFGGHLGMRYFFSDGFGIFSEFGTTFAKYKSGRLSPAEKIHNQFTANIGAVFNL, via the coding sequence ATGAAAAACGGATTACTTATACTTACTTGTCTAATCACAAGTTTTATGTCAGCACAGTCTTTTAGCGGAAAAGACGATCAAAAATTACAAATTGGTGCAAATTTTCAAGATAATGTAAACGGTATTGTAATCACTTACGATTACGGTTTAGGCGAAAACATTTCTGTAGGTTTAGTTACAGGTTATGCTTTAAATCTTAACAACGGTTTAGAAGCAGATTTTGATAACAGAATAGATTTAAAAGCTAGATTTAATGCCAACCTTGGTAACGTATTAAACATTAGCGATAATTTTGATGTGTATCCTGGAATAAATTTAGGGTTAAAAAACTTTGGTGGTCATTTAGGTATGCGTTATTTCTTTTCTGATGGATTTGGAATCTTCTCAGAATTTGGTACCACTTTTGCCAAATATAAATCAGGAAGATTAAGTCCTGCTGAAAAAATTCACAATCAATTTACTGCAAATATTGGAGCTGTATTTAATTTATAG
- a CDS encoding cupin-like domain-containing protein, translating to MDLKDIPRVKTITKEAFLKNYFKPQLPVVIEEFITDWPAYSKWSLDYMKDIAGEKTVPLYDDRPVDYKDGFNEPHAKMKMKDYVDLLKKEPTKYRIFLWNILKEVPQLQKDFKYPDFGLRLMKGLPMLFFGGRESYTFMHYDIDLANIFHFHFEGKKQCILFDQKQNKHLYKIPHSLITREDIDFANPDYTKWPALKNANGWVCNLNHGEVLYMPEGYWHYMRYLTPGFSMSLRAIARNPKNLGKAIYNVFIMRSIDNVMRRIKGQKWIDWKNQKAITNTNKFLSK from the coding sequence TTGGATCTAAAAGATATACCAAGAGTTAAAACCATAACTAAGGAAGCTTTTTTAAAAAATTATTTTAAGCCACAGCTTCCTGTTGTGATCGAAGAGTTTATTACAGATTGGCCAGCTTACTCTAAATGGAGTTTAGACTACATGAAAGACATTGCTGGTGAAAAAACTGTACCGTTATACGACGATAGACCAGTAGATTACAAAGATGGTTTTAACGAGCCTCATGCCAAAATGAAAATGAAAGATTATGTAGATCTTTTAAAAAAAGAACCTACAAAATACCGTATTTTTCTTTGGAATATCTTAAAAGAAGTCCCGCAGTTACAAAAAGATTTTAAATATCCAGATTTTGGGTTAAGGTTAATGAAAGGGTTACCAATGCTATTTTTTGGCGGTCGTGAGAGCTATACATTTATGCATTATGATATAGATTTAGCTAACATTTTTCATTTTCATTTTGAAGGTAAAAAACAATGTATATTATTTGACCAAAAGCAAAATAAACATTTATATAAAATACCACATTCGCTTATAACCAGAGAAGATATAGACTTTGCAAATCCAGATTATACCAAATGGCCAGCATTAAAAAATGCTAATGGTTGGGTTTGTAATTTAAATCATGGAGAAGTACTTTATATGCCAGAAGGCTATTGGCATTACATGCGTTATCTTACTCCAGGATTTTCTATGAGTTTACGTGCTATAGCACGAAACCCGAAAAACTTAGGAAAAGCTATTTATAACGTATTTATCATGCGAAGCATTGATAACGTCATGCGACGTATTAAAGGTCAAAAATGGATAGATTGGAAAAACCAAAAAGCCATTACAAATACAAACAAATTTTTAAGCAAATAA
- a CDS encoding TonB-dependent receptor plug domain-containing protein, translating into MKLTRFFIGLSVLTTSLQAQDLQKEQQLDSVVISSTRIDLPFEENSRTITVISSTDIKNSAATNVADVLQQFAGVDIRRRGTAGSQADLYIRGGGFDQTLLLIDGIKMDDAQTGHHTMNAALPLEVIERIEIIKGPAARVFGQNAFTGAINIVTKNSLKNTVSAKLEAGSFGQFNAGVTVGADLETSSHIVHIDKMTSEGYRYNTDYDNSNYFVKSVFNKKKKAIEMIATFQERKFGANGFYARESAIDQYEETQNSLLAFSTQFKTENLTIKPRVYWKRNQDEYIYIRNNPTVYRNLHITDKIGTEVNASYTSNLGVTGFGVDVSKVYIRSNNLGNRQRFMSTLFLEHQFKLFNNVVDVTPGVAVTYFSDFKFYAFPGLDLGVKVTNNLKAYGNIGYTYRIPTYTDLFYNDPSTEGNENLEPEKAFAQEIGLKYNSSKFSASAAVYNRDSENLIDFIKPTVDAPKFIASNIAKVNTKGFEVEANYNFNINNYKQTFAVAYNFLEDNIIDQNKELSRYSLNTLKHHFTSRLSTQLFKNITQNIVYKHAERTTGQSYNVWDASLEARLKQFTLTATASNIFNAEYIEAGFVPMPPSNVLFGLRYNFN; encoded by the coding sequence ATGAAATTGACTCGTTTTTTTATCGGGCTAAGCGTTTTAACAACAAGTTTACAAGCGCAAGATTTACAAAAAGAACAACAATTAGACTCGGTTGTTATCTCTTCTACCAGAATAGATTTACCGTTTGAAGAAAACTCTAGAACTATCACTGTGATTTCTTCAACAGATATTAAAAATAGTGCTGCTACCAATGTTGCAGATGTGTTACAACAATTTGCTGGTGTAGACATTAGACGTCGTGGAACTGCAGGTAGCCAAGCAGATTTATATATTCGTGGTGGCGGATTTGACCAAACATTATTACTAATTGATGGTATTAAAATGGACGATGCACAAACAGGACATCACACCATGAATGCGGCTTTACCATTAGAAGTGATAGAACGTATAGAGATTATTAAAGGTCCTGCAGCTCGTGTTTTTGGACAAAACGCTTTTACTGGTGCTATAAATATTGTAACTAAAAACAGTTTAAAAAATACGGTATCTGCAAAGTTAGAAGCTGGTAGTTTTGGACAATTTAATGCTGGCGTTACAGTTGGTGCAGATTTAGAAACCTCTTCACATATTGTACATATAGACAAAATGACGTCTGAAGGTTACCGCTATAACACAGATTACGATAACAGCAATTATTTTGTAAAAAGTGTTTTTAATAAGAAGAAAAAAGCAATTGAAATGATTGCAACGTTTCAAGAGCGAAAATTTGGAGCTAATGGATTTTATGCTCGCGAAAGTGCAATAGATCAATACGAAGAAACTCAAAATAGTTTACTAGCATTTTCAACACAATTTAAAACCGAAAATCTTACTATAAAACCACGTGTATATTGGAAGCGTAATCAAGATGAATACATTTACATACGTAACAATCCAACAGTTTATAGAAATTTACACATTACAGATAAAATAGGAACAGAAGTTAACGCGTCTTACACTTCTAACCTTGGTGTTACTGGTTTTGGTGTAGATGTATCTAAAGTGTATATTAGAAGTAATAATTTAGGTAACAGACAACGTTTTATGTCTACGTTATTTTTAGAACATCAGTTTAAATTATTTAATAATGTTGTAGATGTTACACCTGGAGTTGCAGTAACGTATTTTTCAGATTTTAAATTTTATGCGTTTCCTGGTTTAGATCTTGGTGTTAAAGTAACTAACAACCTTAAAGCTTACGGTAATATTGGTTACACTTATAGAATACCAACTTATACAGATTTATTTTACAACGATCCAAGCACAGAAGGAAACGAGAATTTAGAACCAGAAAAAGCTTTTGCTCAAGAAATTGGGTTAAAATATAACTCTTCAAAGTTTTCTGCTTCTGCAGCAGTATATAATAGAGATTCAGAAAATCTTATTGATTTTATAAAACCAACTGTAGATGCACCTAAATTTATAGCGTCTAACATTGCTAAAGTAAACACTAAAGGTTTTGAAGTTGAAGCAAACTATAATTTCAACATTAATAATTACAAGCAAACTTTTGCAGTAGCTTATAACTTTTTAGAAGATAATATTATTGATCAAAATAAAGAGTTATCTCGTTATTCTTTAAATACATTAAAACACCACTTTACATCACGTTTAAGCACTCAATTATTTAAAAATATTACTCAAAATATTGTTTATAAACATGCAGAGCGTACAACTGGTCAAAGTTATAATGTTTGGGATGCATCTTTAGAGGCTAGATTAAAACAATTTACACTAACCGCTACTGCTAGCAATATTTTTAATGCAGAATATATAGAAGCAGGTTTTGTACCAATGCCACCAAGCAATGTGCTTTTTGGACTACGATATAACTTTAACTAA